A region of the Betaproteobacteria bacterium genome:
CATCCTGCGGGCCATCGACGATGCGGCGCACGCGCAATTGGTCGGCTTGCGCGAGTTCGGAGAGCTGGGCGTTGAAGTCAGAGAGAGACATGCTGGATTGGGACCTGCTACCGTTCGCCCCGATGTGTCGACGGGCAAGATGGGATGCGAGAATTGTGGCCTACGGATGCGGCGCTTCGAACCCTCAGCGCGAATGGATTTTAAATGAGAAATTAAACTCCAGCGCTGGCGCGCGTTCCCGGCCAAAAATACCTGAAAAGCCCCGCCAATGGGAGAGTTTGCTAAATCGGCGTAATCCCCAGCTTCTCAAACAACGCCCGATCGCGATCGACATCCGGATTGCCGGTGGTGAGCAATTTTTCGCCGTAGAAAATGGAATTGGCACCCGCCAGAAAGCAAAGCGCCTGCGTCGCTTCATTCATCTCCTGCCGGCCGGCGGACAAGCGCACGAAACTCTTCGGCATGGTGATGCGCGCCGCGGCGATGGTGCGCACGAACTCGGTCCAGTCGATCGCGTCCTCGCCTTGCATTTTGTCGTGCAGCGGCGTGCCTTCCACTTGCACCAGATAATTAATCGGCACCGATTCAGGCTGCGGATCCATGTTGGCCAACTGCGCGATCAATCCGGCGCGTTCGCGGCGCGATTCACCCATGCCGACAATGCCGCCGCAACAGACATTCACGCCCGCATTGCGCACGCGCTCAAGCGTATCAATCCGGTCCTGGTATTCACGGGTCGTGACGATTTCACCGTAGAACTCCGGCGAGGTATCGAGGTTGTGATTGTAGTAATCGAGCCCGGCCGCCTTGAGCTGTTCGGCCTGGCCGTCTTTCAGCATGCCGAGTGTGCAGCAGGCTTCCAGTCCCAGCGCCTTCACGCCGCGCACCATATCCAGCACCGGCTCGAGCTCGCGCTGTTTCGGGCCACGCCACGCGGCACCCATGCAGAAACGCGAGGCGCCGTTTTCTTTGGCGAGCTTCGCGGCCGCAACAACTTCGGCGACGTCCAGCAGGGCTTCGTCTTCTACACCGGTGTGATGGCGCGCCGCCTGTGGGCAATAGCCGCAATCTTCGGAGCAGCCGCCGGTCTTGATTGATAACAACGTAGACAGCTGCACGCGATTCGCATCATGATTTGCGCGATGCACGATTTGCGCGCGGTGCATCAAGTCTGCAAAAGGCTGGTCCAGCAACGCATGCACGCTGGCAAGCGGCCATGCTTCGTCAACGGGCTTGTTTTGCCACGACGTGGGAACGGCAATCGGCTGTGTGGCGGGCAGGATGGCGTGGGGTGTGACGACAGGTTGATCCATTTGGCGGGTGCTTGTCAGAGTTTGGCGGAGGGAGGAAACATGTCATGATTGCCAAAACCGCCGTATATGTCAATTTTGCATGTGGCTGGTAAACGACAATAGACTATATGGCAGGCACATCGATTTTCGGCAACGCGCGCGCGAAACAGCTGTTTTCACAGGATTGCCAGCTCTGTGGCGTGCGTACCAACACCAGTCTTTGCCGCGACTGCGAGCGCGATTTGCCGTATCAAATGGCCGGCAGCTGCCCCCGCTGTGCGGCGCAATCCTCGACCGGCCAGCTCTGCGGCGCGTGTCTGGCGGAGGCTCCCTTGTTCGACGAAACGGTGGCCGCGTTCGGCTACGCGTTCCCGCTGGACCGGCTGTTGCAGTCATACAAGTTCAACGAAAACCTTTCCCTGACAGCGGTGTTTTCAGCCGCATTGCGGGCCAGCGTTCGTCGGCATTTGTTGCAGCCGGGTGCGGCGCTTCCGGATCGCGTCATTGCGTTGCCTCTGGCTAGAAGACGCCTGGCTGAACGCGGCTTCAATCAGTCAGCCCTGCTTGCCGAAAGCGTAGCCAAAGACCTCGGCATAGCCTATGCGCCGCAGGGCCTGCTGAAAGTCCGCGATACGCCGCCGCAGGCGGGGCTCGATCGCGCGGCGCGATTGAAAAATATGCGCGGCGCGTTCGACTGCGGCGAATCGCTGACGGGATTGCGCATCGCCATCGTTGACGATGTGATGACGACGGGTGCGACCTTGTCGGAGGCGGCAAAGGTACTGAAGAAAGCCGGCGCATCATATGTGTCGGCGTGGGTGGTGGCGCGTGCCGACAGTGCCGGCGCGCATATTTCCACCGCCGACGCAACGGTCCCTTTCTGATTTTCATGGAAACAGGTTGCTGATGTTCAACGTTGTTTTGTATCGCCCGGAAATTCCGCCCAATACCGGCAATGTCATCCGCCTGTGCGCCAATACGGGCGCGCACCTTCATCTGGTGCATCCGCTGGGTTTCTCCTGGGACGATGCGCGCGTCAAGCGTGCGGGGCTCGACTATCACGAGTTCGCCAACGTGCAGCATCACGCCACGTGGGAGGCGTGTTGCGCGACGCTGGCGGGCTCAAGGATGTTTGCGGTGGAAACGCGGCAGGCGGAGCGCTATGACCGCGTTGCGTATCAGGCAGGCGATGCATTCGTGTTCGGTCAAGAGACCAGCGGCCTGCCGGCTGAAGTGCTCGACAGTATTCCCGCAAAGCAACGCGTGTGGCTGCCGATGCGACCGGAAAACCGCAGCCTGAATCTGTCGAATTCAGTTGCGGTGATGGTGTTTGAAGCGTGGCGGCAGGTGGATTTCGCGGGCAGCTAATACTCATCGTTCCCGCGTCTCTATGCGACGCGGAAATGACGGGCGGCGTGCCTTGTTGCGGATGGCTCGCAAAAACCGTGCGCGCCATCCGCAGCAAGAAATTACTCGATTGTCACGCGCTTCGCACTGACCGGCGCTTTCTTCGGCAGCACCACGGAAAGAATACCGTCGGCATACTTCGCCTGCACACCAGCTTCGTCAATATCCTGACTAACCGTGAAAACCCGCGTGGTCTTGCCGTAAAAACGCTCGCTATGCAGCACGCGTTCGCCTTCCTTGGCAGTAGTTTCGCGCTTGACTTCGGCGCTGATGGTCACTTCGTTCTGATCGACCGATACCTGGATGTCTTCCTTCTTCACGCCGGGCAGCGTGGCGGCGACGCGATAGGCATTGGCGTCTTCGGAGACATCGATGCGAATCGGCTGCGCGGCACCGCGGGCATCAGCCTGAATGGGTCGGAAAAAACCGGCAAACAAATCATCCATGTCGGTGGGAGTTGTATAGCTGGGTTGAAGACGATTGTTGAGGCGTACGAGTGTGTTCATGAATAGCTCCTTGAAGGTATATTGCCGTGTTCAATAGGTTGGATTGCCCAACGCTTTTTCAAGAGGTTTCAATGGGGTTTCTGGCGCGTTGAAAATTCTTATAGACTCGCATGTCGCGAACAAGAAAAAGTACCTATGGTCGGCAAGAAAAATATCAACCCCCCGGAACACATGGTGAGTTTATATGCGGATATCGAGAGCCACCGTGGCTATTTGCTGCGATTTGCGGTCGCCAAATTGCGTGATGGCGCACAGGCCGAAGAGGTGGTTCAGGAAGCGCTGCTCGCCGCGCTGGAAGGCGCCGGCGGGTTTTCCGGCCAGTCCAGCCTGCGCACCTGGTTGACCTCGATTCTGAAATTCAAGATTATCGATTTTCAACGTCGCGTCATCAGCGAGCGCGCGAAATTTTCAAGCGCGGCGGAGGACGACGACTCTGCCAACCCGGAATGGACGGACCGCATGTTTGACGATACCGGGCATTGGAACTCGCAAGTCAACGAATGGGCGAATCCCGACGGCGCACTCGAACAAAAGCAGTTTTTCGATGCGTTTGAGCACTGCCTGGACAAGCTGCCCAAAGCAGCCGGTCGCGTGTTTTTCAAGCGGGAAGTCATGGGCATGGATACTGAAGATATATGTAAGGAAGAAGGCATCAGCGCGTCCAACTGCTGGGTAATGCTGCATCGTGCACGGCTTGCGCTCCGCGAGTGCCTCGATCGCAACTGGTTTCAGGGAGGGCGCTAACATGAACAATGCCGTGAAAAATAGCATGAACAATGGCGAGAGCCGGGCAGCAGAACTCGCATGCAAGGAAGCGGCTCGATTGATGAGCCGCCAACAGGATGCCGCATTGTCACCTGAGGAGCAGGAGGCCCTGAAGAATCACCTTTTCGATTGCCTCGGTTGCCGGCAAGTAGCAGCGCAACTGGATTTCCTGCGTCGGTTTGCCAGGCAATATGCTGACGCGGGACCGCCGGTGGCCGATGGGTCAACCTGAATCCGCCGGCGAATCTTCACTGCAGACCAACATGACGGTCAAAAAAAGCATATGATTGGCCCCTGAATTTAAGGGCTGACGTAACATTGCTCACGTAGTTGTCAAACTTGGCTGTTCCCACTCCACCCCCAACAAACACACGCAGGAGATACCGATGAATACCAAACTGATTCTGTCGTCCGCCATAGCCGGCCTCGTTGCATTGTCCACCGCCAGCGGCATCGCGGTTGCCCAGGAAAAGAAGGCGGAGAAAGAAAAATGCTTCGGCGTTGCCAAGAAAGGCATGAACGACTGTGGCACGGCCAAACACTCGTGCGCCGGCCAGGCCGCCGCCGACAACATTCCGGAAGAATGGAAATATGTCGCCAAGGGCACATGCGAATCCATGAAGGGCTCGCTCAAGAAACCGGACGCCAAGACCGACGCGCCAAAGCAGGCGTACTAAGCCGTTGAATCAAAGTCTAGTTCATCAGCAATTCCCTTGAGATTGATGCCCTCGCCGTAAAGAGCGAGGGCATTTTTTTTGATGATGCACACCCCCACATTGCCACCGAATGATTTTTCGATCGCGCAGCGCGCCGGTGTTGGTTTGCGCGCGCCGCACTACCAGGCCATGCTCGCTCGGGCGCCCGCGGTGTCGTTCCTCGAAGTACACAGCGAGAATTTCTTTGGTGACGGCGGCCAGCCACTGAAGTACCTGGAGCGATTTCGCGAGGACTATCCAATCAGCACGCACGGTGTCGGCCTCTCGCTGGGATCGGTCGATCCGCTCGACCCCAACCACCTGCGAAAACTGAAGCGGCTGGTGGATACGATCGACCCGGTGCTGGTTTCGGAACACATATGCTGGGTGGGTGTAAACGGCCGCTTCATGAACGACTTGTTGCCGCTGCCGTACACCGAAGAATCGCTTGAGCACGTGATTCATCGAGTCGGCGAAATTCAGGATTTTCTCAAACGTCCGATTCTCGTCGAGAACGTCTCCAGTTACCTCGAATTCGTCGATTCGACCATTCCGGAATGGGAATTCGTGCGCGAAGTGTCCCGTCGTGCCGGCTGCCGGATTTTGCTCGACGTGAATAATATTTACGTCAATGCCGTCAATCATGATTTCGATGCGTTGACCTATCTCGATGCGATCGCGTCGGGCAGCGTCGGCGAGATTCACCTGGCCGGCTTCCAGGACACCGGTGAATTGCTGATCGACACGCATGGCGCCGCCGTGTGCGACGATGTCTGGGCGCTCTACCAATACGCCATCACGCGCTTCGGCAAAGTGCCGACGCTGATCGAATGGGATACCGATATTCCTTCGCTCGATGTGTTGCTGGACGAAGCGGAGAAAGCCAATCGCATTCTCGCCGCGCATGAGCCGGAGGTGTCGCATGCTGCGTGACGTACAGCGCGCAATGGCGGAATTGCTGATGGCTGGAGGCACACCGGATGAGAAGAAAGCCGGTGACCT
Encoded here:
- a CDS encoding tRNA (cytidine(34)-2'-O)-methyltransferase, coding for MFNVVLYRPEIPPNTGNVIRLCANTGAHLHLVHPLGFSWDDARVKRAGLDYHEFANVQHHATWEACCATLAGSRMFAVETRQAERYDRVAYQAGDAFVFGQETSGLPAEVLDSIPAKQRVWLPMRPENRSLNLSNSVAVMVFEAWRQVDFAGS
- a CDS encoding DUF2282 domain-containing protein, with protein sequence MNTKLILSSAIAGLVALSTASGIAVAQEKKAEKEKCFGVAKKGMNDCGTAKHSCAGQAAADNIPEEWKYVAKGTCESMKGSLKKPDAKTDAPKQAY
- a CDS encoding Hsp20/alpha crystallin family protein, translating into MNTLVRLNNRLQPSYTTPTDMDDLFAGFFRPIQADARGAAQPIRIDVSEDANAYRVAATLPGVKKEDIQVSVDQNEVTISAEVKRETTAKEGERVLHSERFYGKTTRVFTVSQDIDEAGVQAKYADGILSVVLPKKAPVSAKRVTIE
- a CDS encoding DUF692 domain-containing protein gives rise to the protein MHTPTLPPNDFSIAQRAGVGLRAPHYQAMLARAPAVSFLEVHSENFFGDGGQPLKYLERFREDYPISTHGVGLSLGSVDPLDPNHLRKLKRLVDTIDPVLVSEHICWVGVNGRFMNDLLPLPYTEESLEHVIHRVGEIQDFLKRPILVENVSSYLEFVDSTIPEWEFVREVSRRAGCRILLDVNNIYVNAVNHDFDALTYLDAIASGSVGEIHLAGFQDTGELLIDTHGAAVCDDVWALYQYAITRFGKVPTLIEWDTDIPSLDVLLDEAEKANRILAAHEPEVSHAA
- the bioB gene encoding biotin synthase BioB, giving the protein MDQPVVTPHAILPATQPIAVPTSWQNKPVDEAWPLASVHALLDQPFADLMHRAQIVHRANHDANRVQLSTLLSIKTGGCSEDCGYCPQAARHHTGVEDEALLDVAEVVAAAKLAKENGASRFCMGAAWRGPKQRELEPVLDMVRGVKALGLEACCTLGMLKDGQAEQLKAAGLDYYNHNLDTSPEFYGEIVTTREYQDRIDTLERVRNAGVNVCCGGIVGMGESRRERAGLIAQLANMDPQPESVPINYLVQVEGTPLHDKMQGEDAIDWTEFVRTIAAARITMPKSFVRLSAGRQEMNEATQALCFLAGANSIFYGEKLLTTGNPDVDRDRALFEKLGITPI
- a CDS encoding ComF family protein, producing the protein MAGTSIFGNARAKQLFSQDCQLCGVRTNTSLCRDCERDLPYQMAGSCPRCAAQSSTGQLCGACLAEAPLFDETVAAFGYAFPLDRLLQSYKFNENLSLTAVFSAALRASVRRHLLQPGAALPDRVIALPLARRRLAERGFNQSALLAESVAKDLGIAYAPQGLLKVRDTPPQAGLDRAARLKNMRGAFDCGESLTGLRIAIVDDVMTTGATLSEAAKVLKKAGASYVSAWVVARADSAGAHISTADATVPF
- a CDS encoding sigma-70 family RNA polymerase sigma factor; this translates as MVSLYADIESHRGYLLRFAVAKLRDGAQAEEVVQEALLAALEGAGGFSGQSSLRTWLTSILKFKIIDFQRRVISERAKFSSAAEDDDSANPEWTDRMFDDTGHWNSQVNEWANPDGALEQKQFFDAFEHCLDKLPKAAGRVFFKREVMGMDTEDICKEEGISASNCWVMLHRARLALRECLDRNWFQGGR
- a CDS encoding zf-HC2 domain-containing protein, translating into MNNAVKNSMNNGESRAAELACKEAARLMSRQQDAALSPEEQEALKNHLFDCLGCRQVAAQLDFLRRFARQYADAGPPVADGST